The following DNA comes from Mycolicibacterium aromaticivorans JS19b1 = JCM 16368.
ACGCGTCATCGACTCCGTCTGCCGAGAAGGCGTCGAGAACGTCGTCGGCCGCCTCGGCGTAGGTACGAGCGGGATCGCGGCGCACCTCGGCAACGACAGACTCGGCCCGCCATTGGCCGAGGTCGGCACCATGACCGCGCGCGGCCGCGGCGAATCCGCGGTGCTGAACAGCCATGTGCGCCAGAAGGTCGGACAGGTCCCAGCCCGCACAGGGTGTCGGCCGGTCAAGGTCGGCGGGCTGAACAGTGTCCACGACCGCCACCGACCGCAGGATGGCACTCCGATGCTCGACAGTAATCATATGCTTATCGTATGCGCTCGCTTACTATAAGGCAATGCCTAAGCTGGCTGCGTGGCGGACAGATCTCGGCGCCCCGATCTCGCGGCGATGATCGCTCCTCTGCTTCGCGAGTTGATCGCGGCAGAAGAGCCGGTGCTCGCTGCACACGGCATCTCGATGTGGGGATACGTGGTTCTGGTGGCACTCGACGGCTCGTCGGTCCGGACCCAGGCCGCACTGGCGGCGGCGATAGGCGCCGACAAGACACGCATCATCCGCGACCTCGATGAACTACAGGAACGTGGGCTGATCGAGCGCACCCCTGATCCCGACGACCGCCGGGTTCGCCTTCTCGCCATCACCGATGCCGGCCGTGCGCTGAAGAATGCGGTCCAGGATGAGATCCAGCGCGGCGAGGAGCACTGGCTGAGCGAACTCAGCGCCGATGAACGCAAAACCTTCCTGCGGGCGCTCGGCCGGTTATCCGCCGGCGACAGACGCCGCGCCGCCCGCGGCAGGAATGGTGACACGACGTGAGCGCTGCGCAGGCGCTGTATGCGGACTATCTCGTCGTCGGCTCGGGTGCGGTCGGTATGGCCTTCTCCGACACGATCGCAACCGAGAGCGACTCCTCGGTGGTGATCGTCGACCGGTTCGAATCCCCAGGCGGCCATTGGAATTCGGCTTACCCCTTTGTGCGGTTGCACCAGCCTGCCGCCTACTACGGCGTGAACTCTCGCGATCTCGGCACGGGCCGGATCGAAGACAACGGTGCCAATGCCGGGCTGTACGAACTGGCCGGCGTCGACGAGATCCGGTCCTATTACGGCGCGGTGCTGCGGGACCTGACGGACGGCGGACGCGTCCGGCACTTCCCGCTGAGCGAGTATCACGGCGATCGCACCTTCACCACAGCAGCCGGCGATCGGGTCGCCGTCGACGTCGGCCGCCGCGTCGTCGACACCACCCATTCCAAGGTGATCGTGCCGTCCATGCGGCCGCCGAATTTTCTCGTCGAACCCGAAGCCGACTGCGTACCGCCGAATGCGCTGCCCCGCAGCGCCCCCGGTCATGACCGTTTCGTGGTCATCGGCGGCGGCAAGACCGGCATGGACAGCTGTCTGTGGCTGTTGCGCAACGGAATCAGCCCCAACCGGCTGACGTGGATCGTCCCTCGCGCCTCGTGGTTGCTCGATCGGGCAAACGTACAACCGGGACCGGAATTCGCCGACCGCGTCAAGGCCGCGTTCGGTGCGCGCCTGGACGCCATCGCAACCGCCGACACCATCGACGATCTCTTCGCTCGCCTCGAACACAGCGGGTCACTGCTGCGCCTGCACGCCGACGTCGAGCCGACGATGTATCGGTGTGCGACCGTCACCCAGGCTGAGGCCGAGCAGCTTCGCCGCATCACCGACGTCGTGCGGATGGGCCATGTGCGCCAGATCGGTGCTCAGCGGGCCACGTTGGACGGTGGTGCGCTTTCCGCCGATGCGTCGACGCTGTGGATCGACTGCACCGCTGAGGGTTTAGGCCTCGGGCCGACCAGCACCACCTTCACCGGGCCCACGCTGACCCCACAATGCGTACGAGCCTGCCAACAGATCTTCAGCGCCGCGTTCATCGCCCACGTGGAGCTCAGTTATGACGATGACGCCACCAAAAATGCCTTGTGCGAACCGGTTCACTTGCCCGGCGTGCCGCTGGACTGGCTGACCATGAGCGTGATCGAGCACCGCAATCAGATCAACTGGTTCGCCGAACCCGAGCTCATGGAGTGGTTGCACTCCTCACGGCTCAACGCGATCCGCGCCATGATGGCGCCGGTCATGGAACGCCCGCGCGTTCGTCAGCGGGTCTTCGATGCCATCTCGGGTCAGCTGCGGGCGGCCAACGCCAAGCTGGCTGAGCTTCTCGCAGCCGCGAGCCCAGATCACGCGGCGGCCGGCTCCTCACTGTAGGGCTCCTCCCCCTCCGGGCCGAATTTCGCACCCGACCTGGCCAGCCGGCGTTCGAACAGACGCTGCAACGGTGTGGCGACGAACGTAGTGATGATCGTCATGACCGCCAGAATCGTGTAGAGCTTGCCGGAGATCAGTCCCGCTTCGAGACCGATGTTCAGCAGGATGAGCTCCATCAGACCGCGGGCGTTGGCCAGCGCTCCCATCGAGCCCGCCTCGTACCAACTCATGCCCTGCCAGCGCGCCGCCAGACCGACGGCACCGAACTTGGCGGCGAACGACACCACCAGGACGATGCCCGCCATCAGCAGAGTCGACGAGTCGAAGATCAACGTCAGCTGAGTGTTGAGTCCCGAATAGATGAAGAATGCGGGAAGCAGTAGGTAAGCCACCAGCGGCTCGAACCGCTCGCGGATCGCATCCAGAAACGCGCCGCGGGGCATCACCACACCCGCCACGAAAGCGCCGAATACTGAATAGATTCCGACCATATCGGTGAACCAGCTCGCGGTGAGCACCACGAGGAGCACGATGCTCGTGTGCGCGACCGGCAGCCCGCCGGTGCGTTCGACGTCGGACCGCGGAGGTGTCCAGGTCTCCAACCGACGCAGCAGTGGTCGGCCCACGTAGAGCATCAACAACAGGTAGGCGATTCCACCCCCGACGGCCAGGATCGCGCCGGACACATGACCTTTCGCTGTCGCCACCACCGTCGCCAGCAGAATCCAGGAGCAGGCGTCGTCGATTGCCGCACACGACAACGCCATAGTTCCCAGGCGGGTCTTGAGCAGTCCGGAGTCGTAGACGATCCACGCGAGCATCGGGAACGCGGTGATCGCCACCGCAGCCGCCACGAAAAGGCCGCCCTGCCAGTGCGCCACCTTGTCGGTGAAGTAGCCGCCGATGCTCACCATCACCCAGCCCAGGACGCCACCGAGGATCAGGGGTATCCCGATTCCGGTGGCGGCGGTGGCGCCGGCCTGCCGGGAGTGGGCTGCCAGGATGCTCAGCTGGAACGAGGACCCCACGAGGAACATGTACAGGACGAGGCCGAGCTGGCCGACGACATAGATGACCGTGAGGTTCGGGTGCACGATCGTCTCCGCGCCGATCGTCAGCTTGGCCGGAAACAGCCACTGCTGTGCAGCAGGCCAGATCCAGCCCAGAACCGAAGGCCCGAGCAGGAATCCGGCAACCATGATCGCGACGACCTGCACTTGGGCCAGCCTGCGGAACAGCGGCCACAGCAGCCGGTAGGTCAGCAGGATGACGGCGATCTGCAGGAAGAAGTGGTAGGCGATGGTCAGCAGGGGCGGCATGGGTGTCAGCCCTTGTCGGACCATCGGAAGATGTAGAGGCAGGCCATCAGACCGCCGATGCTCCACGCGGCCAGCACCAGGAAGATACGCCCGTGCTCCCAGCTGCCTGCCGGCTCGAAGGCAACCATCTGCGCGGGCAGGAGCACCGAGCGGAATCCCTGCGCCATCCACTTGACCGGGAAGATGGACCCGACGATCAACATCCAGGTCGGCAACGCCATCAGCGGCACGTAGGTCCCCGACACGAACTGCAGACCGACGGCAGGCCCGTTCGTCATCACCGCCGCGGAGACGGCGTTGCCTGCGAAGTTGCTCACCAGGATGCCGAGCAGCGAGCAGCTGATGATGCCCAGGATGAACACCCACGCCAGCGTGAACCAGGCGAATACGTCGGTGGGTAGTTGAAGCTGAAATGCCGCCACCCCCAACACCACGAGGACGATCGCCTCGGCGAGGCTGGCGATGGCAACCAACATGATCTTGCCGATGAAGTACGACGCCGCGGTCGCCGGCGTCCCGCGCAGCCGCCGAAGAGCGCCGGTTTCACGGTCGGCAGCGATACCGATGCCGAGGTTGATGAACGACGTGGAGAGGATTCCGTAGGCCAGCATGCTGGCGGCGATCACCGCGCCGGTACTGGTCTGCGTGCCAGGGATCTTCGCGGAGAAGATCGACCCCAGCAGAACGCAGATGATCGCCGGCATCGAAAACGTCAGCACCACTTGCTCGGGACGTCGGTAGAACATCTTCAGTTCGGGGATGACTCGCGACAATCCGATCCGTACGGCCGATGGCAGGGCTGTTGCCGCCGCGGCGCCGCGATGCCGTGGCTGGGCATCGTTACGCGGGGTTGAGTCCACCGACATCACGCCATCCCGATCAGTTGCAGGTAGGCATCCTCGAGGGTGGGCCGGGTGACGGTGAGCTGGGCCAGTTCGGTGCCGTCGGCGGACTGTTGCCTGATGAACTCGGTCGGGTGGTCGGTGTGCTCCACGCGCAGCTGGTCGCCGTCCATCCACTGCACCGTGGCCGCGGTGTTCACGTGCGCGGTCAGCCGTGCGGGGGAATCGACGGCCGCCACTCGGCCACCAGCCACCACGGCCACCCGGTCCGCAAGGGCAGCAGCCTCTTCCAGATAGTGCGTCGTCAGAAGGATGGTGGTGCCGTCGCTGGACAGGAGCCTGATGAGGTCCCAGAACTGGCGCCGTGCTTCCGGATCGAATCCAGTGGTCGGCTCGTCGAGAAAGAGAAGCTCCGGTTGAGCGATGATGCCCAGTGCGACGTCGAGCCGGCGACGCTGCCCTCCCGACAGTGTTCGGACCCGCGAGCCGGCACTTGATGTCAAGCCGACGAGCTCGAGTAGCTCCTCGGGGACCCGGGCCCGCGCCTCGCCGTAGCACTTCGCGAACATCCGCACGGTTTCCAGCACCGTGAGAACCCCGAAGTCGCTGGTTTCCTGCAAGACGATGCCGATTCTGGCGCGCCAGCTGCGCCCGGCATCCGCGGGATCTTCGCCCAGGACCTGAACCCGTCCCGAGTCGCGTTTGCGGTGCCCTTCCAAGATCTCGATGGTCGTGGACTTGCCCGCCCCATTCGGCCCGAGGATCGCGAAGATCTCGCCGTAGCCGACCTCGAGGTCGAGATCGCGAACCGCCTGCAACCGGCCATAGGATTTGGACAAACCCTCGACCTGGACCGCCGATCCGGCTGTCATGAGAATGCCTCTCCGGCATCTGATTCGGGCTCGTTCTCCAGCTGCGCGAGAAGTTCCTGCAGGTCGGCGTCGGACAGCTCTGCCATCAGCTGGTCCAGCTCCTCGTCGAGATCCGGCAAATCGGTCGTCCCCGCCGACTCGGTAGGCGCCGTGGCGACGTCACCATGGATGAAGTGCAACTCGGCGAGCACGCGGTCGGCGAGCGAGTTCACGCTAACGCCGCGAAGGATCTCGAGTACCGGCAAGTCGATCGAGAAGGTCATGTTGATCCGCACTCGGAAGTCCATCGCCATCATCGAATCCAGGCCGATATCGTCGAGCATGTCGTCCGGCTCGAAATCCTCGACGGCGCAGTCGAAGACAGCTGCCACGATCTGCCGAAGCTGATCAGAGATGACGGCAGGACGGTCGGCCTCGGGAGTCGTCGCGAGCATCATGAGTATCGACCCGTCGGATTCGCCTGCGCCGGGCAAGGTCTCGGAGGTCCCGAGTTCGGCGAACATCATCGGCAGACGGCTGCCGAGCCCTGCTTGGCGGGCCCGACCCCAGTCGGCGCTGATGGCGACGACCTCGGCCGGTTGCTGGTTGATGAGCCGGTCGAGGATCAGTGCACCCACCGCTGGGGTGATGAGTTCGATGCCCCGTGCGGCGTACAGCTTTTCGAGGTTGAGCTCTTCGACCATCCCCACCGACCAGGGGCCCCAGCCGATCGTGAGTGCCGGCAACCCCTGCTCCCGGCGATAGTGCGCGAATGCGTCGAGGAAGGCGTTGGCGGCTGCGTAGTTGCCCTGCCCCGGCGAGGCGATCGTCGATCCGGCGGAGCCGAACATCACGAAGAAGTCGAGCTGATGGTCTTTCACCGCGTCATGCAGCACGCGGGCACCGGTCACCTTGGGCGCCATCACCGCGATGAAGTCCTCTTCGCTGATGTTCACCAGGAGTTGGTCGTTGACCGATCCGGCGGCGTGGATGATTCCGCGCACCGACCGTCCGCCGCCTCGGGCGTGGTCGCGCAACCACGCCGAAACCTGCTCGGGGTCCGCAATGTCGATGCTCGCTGTCGTGACGTGCGCGCCGAGACGTTCGATGTCGATAATCGCCGTGACGGTCTCGAAATGGGGCTCCTCGGCGGTGAGGCCGGGCCAGCTGTGCCGCGGTGGGATGGCACTGCGAGCCCACAACGCGATGTGCCGCGCTCCCCGCTCCGCGAGATACCTGGCGACCACCCGCCCGAGAGCGCCTGACCCGCCGGTGACGACGTAGGTCGCGTCCGGGCTGAGCTTGGTGGGAAACGGCCGCGTCAGCTGATCGCACGGCCGCAGACGCGGCACGTAGGTCACCTCTCCGCGGATGGCGACCTGATCTTCAGGCCCCCCGTTCAGGAGGTGTTCGCAGATGCGGGCCGCGATCTGGGCGTGGCCGTCGGCGGCATCGATGTCGATGAGTCCGCCCCAGTGCTCGGGTAACTCCTGGTGGCCGATGACGCGACCGAGCCCCCACAGCGCGGACTGGTCGACACCGCGGAGTTGGGTTCCCGGTGCGGGCTGGGCGTTCGCGGTGACCACATGGAGCCGAAGCTGGTCGGGAGTGTCCTGTTGGGCAAGGGCTTTCGCGAGCCGCAGCGCGGTGAGCACACCGAGCCGATACTGCTCCTCGACGGAACCGGATTCAGTGATGTCCAGCGGCCAGCAGTCGATGATCCCGCGGAGATCATCGTCGAACAGTGCGGCGAAATCCGTCGCAGCGAGTTCATTTCGGTCGTCGTGGTCTATTACGCGGATGCGGTGGCCTCGTCGACGCATCTCGTCGGAGACAGCCGCACCGACGCCGGTGCCGTCGCGCAGGAGCAGCCACGACGTCGGGTCGGCGGCTTCGATCTCCTCGCCGGGTGGCTGGTCCGCCCTGGGCTGCCACTGAATCTGCAGGACTCCCTTGTCGATACGGTCGGGCGACATGCGCGACGACTCGCTCAACGACTGCACGACGAATCCGGTGATGACGGCGAGCGGTGCACCGTTCGGGTCGGTGATCGTGATGTCGCTCTCGACGTGCGACTTGGTCACCGACACCACACGGACGTGGACCGTCATGTCCGGCGCCGGTGCGCCGTAGACGGCGCAATGCCGAATCCGGACCGGCAGGAACGGTTCCTCGTTCTCTTCCTGACCGAGAAAGGGTGCGCCGAACAGCGCCTGGAACGCCCCGTCGATGAGCGCCGGGTGGAAACGGAATCGTGGCACCTCATCGACGATCGATTCGGGCACCGCGATGTCGGCAACGGCCCAGTCCTCGCCTGCGGTGACCTTCCGAACGGTCCGGAAGGCGTCGCCGTAGTCAAAGCCGATGGACTCGGTGCGACGGTAGAAGTCGGCGCCGGTGATCGAGACTACCGACTCGGCGCTGTCTGCCACGGTCATCGGCTTGGGCGCGGGTGGCAGGACGTTGAGTTCGGCGGTGGCGGTGACGACCCACTTCGGTTCGCCGTCGGCGGTCGCGGTGAAAGACGCGAATTCCAGTGTGCCGTCGTTCTCGTTGAGAGTGGTCCGCAGGATCGGATCGCAGGTGTCGTCGAGGATCACCGCACGATGAAGCACCACATTGTCGACGCTAAGGTCCGAGCCGTAGACGGCGTTCGCGACCGCTATACCCATCTCGACGTAGGCCGCCCCCGGCACGACCACACTTCCCTGCACCCGATGGTCGGCGATGAACGGGTTGAACACCGTGCTCAGTTCTGCTTCCCAGGTCGGGTGCAGCGCACTGATCCGTTGTCCGAGAAGGGGATGCACCGGCCTGTAGAACAGTGCTTCGGTGGCTTCCCGCGTTTCATTCCAGAAGCGTTTGGTCTGCCAGGGGTAACTCGGCAGCTTCAGCGGGCGGACACCCTCGCGGTGCTGGAGTGCGCCCCACTCGACGTCGTGGCCGTTGCAGTGCAGTGTGCCAACGCAATTGAGGAGCGTACGGACGTCATCCTGGTCGCGTCGCTGGACCGCCGTCACCGACACTTTCTGCTGGCCCGCGGTCTCCACGATCGACGCCGCCAGGACCGGGTGCGGACCCAACTCGACGAAGTGGGTGTAACCGTCCTCCACCATTCGCCGGATCCCGGGCTCGAAGAGCACCGTCGCCCGCGTGTTCTGCCACCAATACGCGGCGCCGGCCTGATACCCGTCCAACCGCTCACCCGTGACCGTCGAATACAGCGGCATGGTGGCATCCTTCGACGACATTCCGTCGAGCGCCCCGAGCAGATCTTCTTTGATCGCATCCATGAAATGCGTGTGGTACGGCACCCGTCCGGTGAGATACCGGGTGAAGATGCCGAGCTCATCCAACTGTGGAGCCAGTACGGCGAGGACGTCCTCGTCCCCGGCGACG
Coding sequences within:
- a CDS encoding MarR family transcriptional regulator; amino-acid sequence: MIAPLLRELIAAEEPVLAAHGISMWGYVVLVALDGSSVRTQAALAAAIGADKTRIIRDLDELQERGLIERTPDPDDRRVRLLAITDAGRALKNAVQDEIQRGEEHWLSELSADERKTFLRALGRLSAGDRRRAARGRNGDTT
- a CDS encoding cation:proton antiporter, translated to MPPLLTIAYHFFLQIAVILLTYRLLWPLFRRLAQVQVVAIMVAGFLLGPSVLGWIWPAAQQWLFPAKLTIGAETIVHPNLTVIYVVGQLGLVLYMFLVGSSFQLSILAAHSRQAGATAATGIGIPLILGGVLGWVMVSIGGYFTDKVAHWQGGLFVAAAVAITAFPMLAWIVYDSGLLKTRLGTMALSCAAIDDACSWILLATVVATAKGHVSGAILAVGGGIAYLLLMLYVGRPLLRRLETWTPPRSDVERTGGLPVAHTSIVLLVVLTASWFTDMVGIYSVFGAFVAGVVMPRGAFLDAIRERFEPLVAYLLLPAFFIYSGLNTQLTLIFDSSTLLMAGIVLVVSFAAKFGAVGLAARWQGMSWYEAGSMGALANARGLMELILLNIGLEAGLISGKLYTILAVMTIITTFVATPLQRLFERRLARSGAKFGPEGEEPYSEEPAAA
- a CDS encoding ABC transporter permease; its protein translation is MSVDSTPRNDAQPRHRGAAAATALPSAVRIGLSRVIPELKMFYRRPEQVVLTFSMPAIICVLLGSIFSAKIPGTQTSTGAVIAASMLAYGILSTSFINLGIGIAADRETGALRRLRGTPATAASYFIGKIMLVAIASLAEAIVLVVLGVAAFQLQLPTDVFAWFTLAWVFILGIISCSLLGILVSNFAGNAVSAAVMTNGPAVGLQFVSGTYVPLMALPTWMLIVGSIFPVKWMAQGFRSVLLPAQMVAFEPAGSWEHGRIFLVLAAWSIGGLMACLYIFRWSDKG
- a CDS encoding ABC transporter ATP-binding protein, with product MTAGSAVQVEGLSKSYGRLQAVRDLDLEVGYGEIFAILGPNGAGKSTTIEILEGHRKRDSGRVQVLGEDPADAGRSWRARIGIVLQETSDFGVLTVLETVRMFAKCYGEARARVPEELLELVGLTSSAGSRVRTLSGGQRRRLDVALGIIAQPELLFLDEPTTGFDPEARRQFWDLIRLLSSDGTTILLTTHYLEEAAALADRVAVVAGGRVAAVDSPARLTAHVNTAATVQWMDGDQLRVEHTDHPTEFIRQQSADGTELAQLTVTRPTLEDAYLQLIGMA
- a CDS encoding type I polyketide synthase — translated: MLSDHSGREPLAIVGIGCRLPGGSDSVDSLWNLLCSETDATSVVPESRWNADRYHDPNPAKVGKIVARRGGFLSEIDQFDPQFFGISPREAHSLDPQQRLLLHVAWEALEDGGIPADSLAGSDVGVFIGGFTLDYQLLQNQGRTSRYRFKAHSATGMMMTMLANRLSHAFDFRGPSVTVDTACSGSLVAVHLAAQSIWNGECTVALAGGVNIMGGPNTAIAESKSGFLSPEGRSKAFSDSADGYARGEGGAVVVIKPLQQALDDGDDIYAEILGTAVSQDGHTDGITVPRQEAQEAAIRMALARAGVAANDIGYVEAHGTGTPVGDPIEMRALAGALTADRPSADPLVIGSIKTNIGHLEAGAGVAGLIKAALVAKYGYIPANLHLNEPTRHVSLTELKIDVPATGRPFPADKRRLVGVNSFGFGGTNAHVVLAEPPATVAPTPDPLAPQLPAVLPISARSEEALVAAADRLAGHLDANPDLTLPDLQYTLGLRRSHLNYRHVIIADSKDDAQQQLRLLADGGPISGRTAGSAPKLAFVCTGMGPQWWRMCRGLLDVLPAFTDSILRSDRELAQYTGWSLVDELRRDETSSRMTETEVAQPANFAVQIALAEQLAQYGIRPDAVIGHSAGEVAAHHLAGLLTLEQAVEVVYHRSRLQQRTSGQGRMLAVGTDVDSLMRVMDPQLQAEFGRRISIAAINSPSAVTVAGDEDVLAVLAPQLDELGIFTRYLTGRVPYHTHFMDAIKEDLLGALDGMSSKDATMPLYSTVTGERLDGYQAGAAYWWQNTRATVLFEPGIRRMVEDGYTHFVELGPHPVLAASIVETAGQQKVSVTAVQRRDQDDVRTLLNCVGTLHCNGHDVEWGALQHREGVRPLKLPSYPWQTKRFWNETREATEALFYRPVHPLLGQRISALHPTWEAELSTVFNPFIADHRVQGSVVVPGAAYVEMGIAVANAVYGSDLSVDNVVLHRAVILDDTCDPILRTTLNENDGTLEFASFTATADGEPKWVVTATAELNVLPPAPKPMTVADSAESVVSITGADFYRRTESIGFDYGDAFRTVRKVTAGEDWAVADIAVPESIVDEVPRFRFHPALIDGAFQALFGAPFLGQEENEEPFLPVRIRHCAVYGAPAPDMTVHVRVVSVTKSHVESDITITDPNGAPLAVITGFVVQSLSESSRMSPDRIDKGVLQIQWQPRADQPPGEEIEAADPTSWLLLRDGTGVGAAVSDEMRRRGHRIRVIDHDDRNELAATDFAALFDDDLRGIIDCWPLDITESGSVEEQYRLGVLTALRLAKALAQQDTPDQLRLHVVTANAQPAPGTQLRGVDQSALWGLGRVIGHQELPEHWGGLIDIDAADGHAQIAARICEHLLNGGPEDQVAIRGEVTYVPRLRPCDQLTRPFPTKLSPDATYVVTGGSGALGRVVARYLAERGARHIALWARSAIPPRHSWPGLTAEEPHFETVTAIIDIERLGAHVTTASIDIADPEQVSAWLRDHARGGGRSVRGIIHAAGSVNDQLLVNISEEDFIAVMAPKVTGARVLHDAVKDHQLDFFVMFGSAGSTIASPGQGNYAAANAFLDAFAHYRREQGLPALTIGWGPWSVGMVEELNLEKLYAARGIELITPAVGALILDRLINQQPAEVVAISADWGRARQAGLGSRLPMMFAELGTSETLPGAGESDGSILMMLATTPEADRPAVISDQLRQIVAAVFDCAVEDFEPDDMLDDIGLDSMMAMDFRVRINMTFSIDLPVLEILRGVSVNSLADRVLAELHFIHGDVATAPTESAGTTDLPDLDEELDQLMAELSDADLQELLAQLENEPESDAGEAFS